In the Candidatus Nitrosotalea sinensis genome, one interval contains:
- a CDS encoding J domain-containing protein has translation MNTYQCYQVLGLQEGASIKDVKASYRRLALKFHPDKNSSDQESTQFKLVTEAYQILRAEYKKAISTTTEKHNHSKKTGFSEPNFWGAKQSDRSSSEDWTRYTKYAENEYQDFWKQYERTFWEYYEKIRSGTRVENEPIRVEKDIDISVKVDPGKCIACCSCETIAPSVFRVEKNVKVNPKSKVIDEQGAHSETILDAAQTCPTKAISVSDKETSRQLYPW, from the coding sequence TTGAATACTTATCAGTGCTATCAAGTACTTGGTCTCCAAGAAGGAGCATCAATCAAGGATGTAAAGGCATCGTATAGAAGGCTGGCGTTAAAATTTCATCCTGATAAGAATTCATCAGATCAAGAAAGTACGCAGTTTAAACTAGTTACTGAGGCATACCAAATACTTCGTGCTGAATATAAAAAAGCAATATCGACCACAACTGAAAAACACAATCATTCGAAAAAAACTGGTTTTTCAGAACCTAATTTCTGGGGGGCTAAACAATCTGACAGATCATCAAGCGAAGATTGGACTAGGTATACAAAGTACGCAGAAAATGAATATCAAGATTTTTGGAAACAATATGAACGGACTTTTTGGGAATATTATGAAAAGATTCGGTCTGGAACTAGAGTAGAAAATGAACCCATACGTGTTGAAAAAGACATTGATATCTCTGTAAAAGTTGATCCAGGAAAGTGTATAGCTTGCTGTAGTTGTGAAACTATAGCTCCATCTGTGTTTAGAGTGGAAAAAAATGTCAAGGTCAATCCTAAATCAAAAGTGATTGATGAGCAAGGGGCCCATTCTGAAACAATACTTGATGCTGCTCAGACATGTCCTACAAAAGCCATAAGTGTTTCAGATAAAGAAACTTCTAGACAACTATATCCTTGGTAG
- a CDS encoding signal recognition particle receptor subunit alpha: protein MLDGLKTGLRAALKKIVNSSAVDESLIKELSKDIQRALLQSDVNVKLVFQITKNLEERSLKETPPPGLSRKDHIVKILYDELAKLLGTEEQYVFQPGKVNKVLMLGIQGSGKTTVTSKLAKLLTRQGYRVAVIGADTYRPGALTQLKTMCEKTNVEVYGEEGNKDSPEIVKNGLKHFEGQSFDIILIDTAGRHKEEKDLLDEMTRIGKVADPDLALLIIDGTIGQQCYNQAEAFHKTVPVGGIIITKLDSSAKGGGALAAAAATGAQIMYIGTGERIDDLEKFSPTRFVGRMLGMGDIQALLDMAKRLETEGNEDRLKRISHGKMNMEDFYFQIEEATKAGGLRNILENMPGFSGMVKEDQVEQQEQRMEKWRYIIQSMTKDEKSDPDLINASRVKRIARGSGWPEHEVKELLKAYKNSKTMMKASKGRQMQGMLRKMGLG, encoded by the coding sequence ATGTTAGATGGATTAAAGACTGGGCTACGAGCCGCATTAAAGAAAATAGTAAACTCATCTGCGGTTGATGAATCTCTAATTAAGGAACTTTCTAAGGATATTCAACGCGCATTATTACAATCTGATGTGAATGTGAAACTCGTCTTTCAAATTACGAAAAATCTTGAAGAACGCTCTCTTAAGGAAACACCGCCGCCGGGGCTATCCAGAAAGGATCACATTGTGAAAATCTTGTATGATGAACTTGCAAAATTATTGGGTACTGAAGAGCAGTATGTGTTTCAACCTGGAAAAGTAAACAAGGTACTTATGCTTGGTATTCAGGGTAGTGGAAAAACTACTGTAACTTCAAAGCTTGCCAAGTTGCTCACTAGACAAGGATATAGGGTTGCAGTAATTGGAGCTGATACCTATAGGCCGGGTGCTCTTACACAACTAAAAACAATGTGTGAGAAAACAAATGTTGAAGTGTACGGAGAGGAAGGGAACAAGGATTCTCCTGAAATTGTAAAAAATGGATTGAAACACTTTGAGGGACAATCTTTTGATATTATACTAATTGATACCGCTGGAAGACACAAGGAAGAAAAGGACCTTCTTGATGAAATGACAAGAATAGGAAAAGTTGCAGATCCGGATCTTGCGTTGTTGATAATAGATGGAACGATAGGTCAACAATGTTACAATCAGGCAGAGGCATTTCACAAGACTGTTCCTGTGGGAGGAATAATAATTACAAAATTGGACAGCAGTGCGAAAGGTGGAGGTGCACTTGCTGCAGCAGCCGCAACAGGAGCTCAAATAATGTACATTGGAACAGGCGAAAGGATAGATGATCTTGAAAAATTCTCTCCTACAAGATTTGTTGGAAGGATGCTAGGGATGGGAGATATTCAAGCACTTCTTGACATGGCAAAAAGATTGGAGACAGAAGGAAATGAAGACAGGCTCAAGAGGATATCTCATGGAAAAATGAATATGGAAGATTTCTATTTCCAAATTGAAGAAGCAACAAAAGCGGGAGGATTACGCAATATTTTAGAAAATATGCCCGGATTCTCTGGAATGGTAAAAGAAGATCAGGTGGAGCAGCAAGAACAACGGATGGAGAAATGGAGGTACATAATACAATCTATGACAAAAGATGAAAAATCTGATCCTGATTTGATAAATGCGTCTAGGGTAAAAAGAATTGCACGAGGTTCTGGATGGCCAGAACATGAGGTAAAAGAATTACTCAAAGCATATAAAAATTCAAAAACCATGATGAAAGCATCTAAGGGAAGACAAATGCAGGGTATGCTTCGCAAAATGGGGCTTGGATAA
- a CDS encoding diphthine--ammonia ligase: MKVASLFSGGKDSTYAVYKAKNQGHDIACLISISPVSEESHLLHYPNIDLTSLQAKTMNIPQLLSHASDVESEKSQLHSLLEKAIKDFGIEGVVHGGLFSDYQRKHFEKLGNDLSLEVISPLWHVDQKNYLKELLAHNFKFIIVSVSSAGLDDSWLGKEITCNDISTLEKLSSKYGFNLTFEGGEAETFVIDCPLFKSPIKILRANKTWDGYRGRFEITEAVLENIC, encoded by the coding sequence TTGAAGGTAGCATCATTATTTTCAGGTGGAAAAGATAGCACTTATGCAGTTTACAAGGCTAAAAATCAAGGACATGATATTGCATGTCTTATTTCTATATCTCCTGTATCTGAGGAAAGTCATCTACTGCATTACCCCAATATTGACTTGACATCACTACAAGCAAAGACCATGAATATACCGCAACTGTTATCTCATGCATCTGATGTTGAATCTGAAAAAAGTCAACTTCACAGTCTTCTTGAAAAAGCAATTAAAGATTTTGGTATAGAAGGTGTAGTGCATGGGGGATTGTTCAGTGATTATCAGAGAAAACATTTTGAAAAATTGGGAAATGATCTATCTTTGGAAGTGATATCTCCCTTGTGGCATGTTGATCAAAAAAATTATCTAAAAGAATTATTGGCACACAATTTCAAATTTATTATAGTCAGTGTATCTTCTGCTGGGCTTGATGACTCTTGGTTAGGGAAAGAAATAACTTGTAACGATATATCTACACTTGAAAAACTGTCTTCAAAATATGGTTTTAATCTAACATTTGAAGGTGGGGAGGCAGAAACTTTTGTAATAGACTGTCCGCTATTCAAATCTCCGATCAAAATACTAAGGGCAAACAAGACATGGGATGGCTACAGAGGAAGATTTGAAATAACCGAGGCCGTTTTAGAAAACATATGTTAG
- a CDS encoding translation initiation factor IF-5A: MSKPSELGALKIGSYILLPVGGPNEEPCKIVEYDTSKPGKHGAAKARIVGVGIFDKKKYSHVSPVSAQVQVPLIDKRVGSVISKTPTSVQIMDSESFEVFDAQQIEDEIQDKVVQGVDVEYWKVMDRTIIVRIKS; this comes from the coding sequence ATGAGCAAACCATCAGAACTTGGTGCATTAAAGATCGGCTCTTACATATTACTCCCAGTGGGAGGTCCAAATGAAGAACCGTGCAAAATTGTAGAATATGATACTAGCAAGCCAGGTAAACACGGAGCTGCCAAAGCAAGAATTGTCGGTGTTGGAATATTTGACAAGAAAAAATATTCGCATGTTTCACCAGTAAGTGCCCAAGTACAAGTTCCACTCATTGATAAAAGAGTAGGTTCTGTGATTTCAAAAACTCCTACTAGTGTACAAATCATGGATTCTGAATCATTTGAGGTGTTTGATGCACAACAAATTGAAGATGAAATTCAGGACAAAGTTGTACAGGGTGTAGATGTTGAATACTGGAAAGTAATGGATAGAACTATTATAGTAAGAATAAAGAGTTAA
- a CDS encoding Lrp/AsnC family transcriptional regulator, which yields MSEDKNWSTLDEVDQKIINILNKNARTPSKEIAIELRNSGVDVSDRTIRKRIERLEKNGIIKGYKAVLSGVSSNDQFEALFLKLKITRSMDNIVEAIKNYVKTLPNYLFVATVDGDWNMIVVMRMEGTEKNPSARIVEKFSDQIIDYKMNGIQIKDVNLLNMSLLLLT from the coding sequence ATGTCAGAGGATAAGAATTGGTCAACGTTAGACGAAGTTGATCAAAAAATAATAAACATCTTAAACAAAAATGCCAGAACACCTTCTAAAGAGATTGCAATAGAATTAAGAAATTCTGGCGTAGATGTATCAGATAGAACTATTCGAAAAAGAATTGAGAGATTAGAAAAAAATGGCATCATCAAAGGATACAAAGCAGTACTGAGTGGCGTATCATCCAATGATCAATTTGAAGCACTATTTCTAAAGCTCAAGATAACCCGCTCCATGGACAACATAGTAGAAGCTATAAAAAACTACGTCAAAACACTGCCAAATTATCTTTTTGTTGCAACTGTTGATGGGGATTGGAATATGATAGTAGTTATGAGAATGGAAGGAACTGAGAAAAATCCATCTGCAAGAATTGTAGAAAAATTTTCAGATCAAATAATTGATTACAAGATGAATGGAATTCAAATCAAAGATGTAAACCTACTCAATATGTCCTTACTACTTCTTACATAA
- a CDS encoding response regulator, translating into MEKDLEKFDLACTYMKNDQNTTARNMFMDLAQKEMKNNSYKAGLYLILAAECKSRQGKEKKDELSHAADFYLKLAKKDGKNSNYAYQCAARCLLRIGRYDDAMKAYEEAKKHTSEIADEKRPIVVVDDSPAILLRVENFLQQLGCSEIQTVGDGKSAISLVSKLIKLKQNPIVLLDMDLPDVKGDVVAKKLLESKPDISVILITADEKSTPRVRKTIGFGSAAFVQKPFSINELKNALDAARLSEIM; encoded by the coding sequence ATGGAAAAAGATCTGGAGAAATTTGATCTCGCATGTACTTATATGAAAAATGACCAAAATACTACAGCACGTAACATGTTCATGGATCTTGCTCAAAAAGAGATGAAAAATAATAGCTATAAAGCTGGACTGTATCTTATTCTGGCTGCTGAATGCAAGTCAAGACAAGGAAAAGAAAAAAAGGATGAGCTATCACATGCTGCAGATTTTTATCTTAAACTTGCAAAAAAGGATGGTAAGAATTCAAACTATGCATATCAATGTGCTGCTAGATGTTTGCTCAGGATAGGACGATACGATGATGCAATGAAAGCATATGAGGAAGCAAAAAAACACACGTCGGAAATAGCTGATGAAAAAAGACCTATTGTTGTAGTGGATGACAGTCCTGCAATCTTGTTGAGGGTTGAGAATTTTCTCCAACAGCTGGGATGTAGCGAAATACAAACAGTGGGGGACGGAAAATCGGCAATATCTCTAGTTTCTAAACTCATAAAGTTAAAACAAAACCCGATTGTGTTGCTTGATATGGATCTTCCTGATGTAAAAGGTGATGTAGTAGCAAAGAAACTACTAGAATCAAAACCTGATATTTCGGTAATATTGATAACTGCTGATGAAAAATCAACACCGCGTGTCAGAAAGACTATTGGATTTGGCTCTGCTGCATTTGTCCAAAAACCATTTTCCATAAATGAACTGAAGAATGCATTAGATGCAGCAAGATTGTCTGAAATTATGTAA
- a CDS encoding chromosome segregation protein ScpA: MSKEDPNVGISQPPVNILFSPLDVSKKDVWSIDVIRILDILIKILSQTDKKDLRVAGIAALSSAMIHRMKVESIFALQKAAMEKKPLTQREDVDIEVINMPYRHESTYPVTLDELLSVLENLIGTIANPRSSRRQLEFEPVQAPNFDDYFISLEKIIGQYEELIVNKIKAAGYGSFKNIVAELELIDVIRCFFAILFLARDMKVDLEQTEDDIIVSLIK; this comes from the coding sequence GTGAGTAAAGAAGATCCAAATGTAGGCATTTCCCAACCTCCTGTTAACATATTATTTAGTCCTCTAGATGTTTCAAAGAAAGACGTATGGAGCATAGACGTAATACGCATTTTAGACATACTTATCAAAATTCTCAGTCAGACAGACAAGAAAGATCTCAGAGTAGCAGGAATTGCAGCCCTATCTTCTGCCATGATACACAGAATGAAAGTTGAGAGCATTTTCGCTTTACAAAAGGCAGCCATGGAAAAGAAACCTCTCACACAGAGAGAAGATGTAGACATTGAAGTGATAAACATGCCATATAGGCACGAATCCACATACCCAGTTACACTTGATGAACTATTATCAGTATTAGAAAATCTCATAGGCACAATAGCAAATCCTCGCTCAAGTAGAAGACAGTTAGAATTTGAGCCTGTCCAGGCACCAAATTTTGATGATTATTTCATTTCACTTGAGAAGATAATAGGTCAGTATGAGGAATTGATAGTAAACAAGATAAAGGCTGCAGGATATGGTTCGTTTAAGAACATAGTAGCAGAGCTTGAATTAATAGATGTCATAAGATGCTTTTTTGCTATTTTATTTCTGGCAAGAGACATGAAAGTAGATCTAGAGCAAACAGAAGATGACATCATAGTATCTCTGATAAAATAG
- the scpB gene encoding SMC-Scp complex subunit ScpB, producing MGKIDDDDAIARLEAALYSAGRPLTIEELIKASGTESRTKTLTLMTNLVKKTKSVFKAIEVASLPDGSYVFQLKPEFNTVIRKYASKPLLPTATLKTLSYIAYMQPISSKRLVEVRGSGVYMHLKLLQQLDYIEHQNVGRLKIYNTTEKFQKYFGIQGDKDLLKQKLFTKVRVPSQATEQPPQPDPEPMAQTSQG from the coding sequence ATGGGCAAGATAGATGATGATGATGCCATAGCAAGATTGGAGGCTGCCTTGTACTCTGCAGGAAGGCCTTTGACCATAGAGGAATTGATAAAGGCATCTGGAACAGAATCAAGAACCAAAACATTGACATTGATGACAAATCTTGTAAAAAAGACCAAATCGGTGTTCAAGGCAATAGAAGTAGCAAGCTTGCCTGATGGCTCGTATGTATTCCAGTTAAAACCAGAATTTAACACAGTGATAAGAAAATATGCGTCAAAACCACTTTTGCCAACGGCTACACTAAAGACTTTGTCATATATCGCATACATGCAACCAATCTCCTCAAAGAGACTGGTAGAGGTAAGAGGATCAGGAGTGTATATGCATCTGAAATTACTACAGCAACTGGACTATATCGAACATCAAAATGTTGGAAGATTAAAGATATACAACACTACCGAAAAGTTCCAAAAATATTTTGGTATTCAGGGAGACAAGGATCTTCTCAAACAGAAATTATTTACAAAAGTAAGAGTCCCTAGCCAGGCTACAGAACAACCACCGCAGCCAGATCCTGAACCCATGGCTCAAACAAGTCAAGGATAA
- a CDS encoding 30S ribosomal protein S8e has product MKKSVENLATSKITGGRRYPLRSRRKYEIDRYSVEAVPGEQVTITRKTRGGNKKTSLKTTDIVNLTVPGSKVKKLKILKVLKNPSNKDYERRGVISKGAILETEAGQCKVISRPGQDGVVNAILIK; this is encoded by the coding sequence ATGAAAAAGTCTGTGGAAAATCTTGCAACAAGTAAGATTACAGGTGGTAGAAGATACCCTCTCAGATCAAGACGAAAGTACGAAATTGACAGATATTCTGTAGAAGCCGTACCAGGAGAGCAGGTAACAATCACACGAAAGACAAGAGGAGGAAATAAAAAAACATCCCTTAAAACCACAGACATTGTAAACTTGACAGTTCCAGGTTCTAAAGTAAAAAAATTAAAGATTCTCAAAGTCTTGAAAAATCCATCAAACAAGGACTATGAAAGACGTGGAGTAATATCAAAAGGCGCAATCTTGGAGACAGAAGCTGGCCAATGCAAAGTAATCTCAAGACCAGGTCAAGATGGCGTAGTAAATGCTATTTTGATAAAGTGA
- a CDS encoding signal recognition particle subunit SRP19/SEC65 family protein: MKDYEHVVVWLDYFNKNIPKKMGRRVSREKSIFDPSLNELIDAAKAAGLEPTETNDQARFPRRPYVRSGYIAVAKSKPKTKIISVISEKMVAKRAKQSK, from the coding sequence ATGAAAGATTACGAACATGTCGTAGTCTGGCTTGATTATTTTAACAAAAACATACCAAAAAAAATGGGAAGAAGAGTTTCTCGCGAGAAAAGCATCTTTGATCCTTCTTTGAACGAATTAATTGATGCAGCAAAGGCAGCAGGCCTAGAACCTACAGAGACAAATGATCAAGCAAGATTTCCAAGAAGGCCCTATGTAAGATCAGGGTATATCGCAGTGGCCAAGTCCAAACCTAAAACAAAAATCATTTCGGTAATATCTGAGAAAATGGTTGCAAAAAGAGCCAAACAATCAAAGTAA
- a CDS encoding H/ACA ribonucleoprotein complex subunit GAR1, producing MHLASSGRVIIRLTKHLRDNQILVDSSGVKVAKVSEMIGPIDAPYASAVPLTNNIKKQIGKKVFIVEETPVMRPKRFKGNRRR from the coding sequence TTGCATCTAGCGAGTAGCGGTAGAGTCATCATTAGACTCACAAAGCATCTACGAGATAACCAGATACTAGTGGACAGTTCTGGTGTCAAAGTCGCCAAAGTATCAGAAATGATAGGTCCTATTGATGCACCATATGCTTCAGCAGTTCCGCTTACCAACAATATCAAAAAACAGATAGGAAAGAAGGTTTTCATCGTTGAAGAAACTCCTGTGATGAGACCAAAAAGATTCAAAGGAAATAGAAGAAGATGA
- a CDS encoding transcription initiation factor IIB: MTIVELQTNCPECRSSLIDDFHNGEKICSGCGLVAMEQMPDYGIESRATNPEEKMKLTRASGQTSYAQHDLGIRTEIAMGTKDFSGRTISNDVANQMYNLRKWQTRIRVASPEERRLANILAKIGETCNALALPRNVTESASMIYRNFQGQADAKGKSVACMSAATIYMACKQCDVVRSLDEICAATGSSKEDKLNVKLTAKYYRTLVMELGSKTAPTVTLEKYISKIANLAKLEVRVERLAAEIAEKTSDHSLADGKAPNGLAAAYLYIASTLLGQSILQRDVSSVAGITEVTIRNRCKEILTAYKIKVTLRQSVVKN; this comes from the coding sequence ATGACCATAGTAGAATTACAGACAAATTGCCCAGAATGTCGTTCTAGTTTGATTGACGACTTTCATAATGGCGAAAAGATTTGTTCTGGCTGCGGATTGGTCGCAATGGAACAGATGCCAGATTACGGAATTGAATCAAGAGCAACAAATCCTGAAGAAAAAATGAAGTTGACAAGAGCATCCGGGCAGACAAGTTATGCACAACATGACTTGGGAATAAGAACAGAGATTGCCATGGGAACAAAAGACTTCAGTGGAAGAACCATATCAAACGATGTTGCAAATCAGATGTACAATCTGAGAAAATGGCAGACCAGAATAAGGGTTGCATCTCCAGAAGAGCGAAGACTAGCAAATATTTTGGCAAAGATTGGAGAAACGTGCAATGCACTAGCATTGCCTAGAAATGTAACTGAATCAGCATCAATGATATACAGAAACTTCCAAGGACAGGCAGACGCAAAGGGTAAATCAGTTGCATGCATGTCAGCAGCAACAATATACATGGCATGCAAACAATGTGATGTAGTACGATCCCTTGATGAGATTTGTGCTGCAACAGGAAGTTCAAAAGAAGACAAGCTCAATGTCAAATTGACAGCAAAATATTACAGAACACTTGTGATGGAACTTGGTTCCAAAACAGCACCTACCGTAACTCTTGAGAAATACATATCAAAAATAGCAAATCTGGCAAAACTTGAAGTCCGTGTAGAGAGACTTGCTGCCGAAATTGCAGAAAAGACATCTGATCATAGCCTTGCAGACGGAAAGGCTCCAAATGGATTGGCTGCTGCATACCTGTACATAGCATCAACGCTTCTTGGACAAAGTATCCTCCAAAGAGACGTCTCAAGTGTAGCAGGGATAACAGAGGTCACCATAAGAAACAGATGCAAGGAAATTCTCACAGCATACAAGATCAAAGTTACATTACGACAATCAGTAGTAAAGAACTAA
- the pstS gene encoding phosphate ABC transporter substrate-binding protein PstS, translating into MTKKILLGLTLMLVLIVPTTALSAHADSTPAAPGDSDKYKFNGAGSTFAYPIIDKWRVEYTKQYPGISLNYQAIGSGAGIKLYTTKKVDFAGTDAPLQSSDIAKAPKGTLHIPESMGAIVVVYNLQGVQQNGLKLTGDVIAKIFSGEIIYWHDNAIVKLQTDPNIAKALKADRNKIITVHRSDGSGTTFAFTSYLSQVSTDWNGKIGKGTSVPWPTGMGGSGNAGVAAIVKKVPESIGYVELAYAKTNKLASGIPMTYAYIQNHDKTAFLDATVSTTAAAASGVISSLPTADGIWSNVSINDAPGPNAYPIATFTYLLVNPNLEQLKGMDAQKAHDFVHMLYWFVTDGQKYAEKLLYVPLPSAVQELDKKGISEIKYNGQQIWSYP; encoded by the coding sequence ATGACAAAAAAGATCTTATTGGGATTAACATTAATGTTAGTCCTAATAGTACCGACAACTGCTCTTAGTGCACATGCAGACTCTACGCCTGCAGCACCTGGTGACAGTGACAAATACAAATTCAATGGAGCTGGATCAACTTTTGCGTATCCTATAATTGACAAATGGAGAGTTGAATACACAAAACAGTATCCTGGAATTTCGCTGAACTACCAAGCTATAGGAAGTGGAGCTGGAATCAAATTGTACACAACAAAGAAAGTAGACTTTGCAGGAACTGATGCACCACTACAAAGTAGTGATATTGCAAAAGCTCCCAAGGGAACACTACACATTCCAGAATCAATGGGTGCGATAGTTGTTGTATACAATCTCCAAGGAGTTCAACAAAATGGATTGAAACTGACTGGAGATGTAATAGCAAAAATCTTTTCCGGTGAAATTATTTACTGGCATGATAATGCTATTGTAAAACTTCAGACTGATCCAAACATTGCAAAAGCATTGAAGGCTGACAGGAATAAAATCATAACTGTTCATAGATCTGACGGTTCTGGTACAACCTTTGCCTTTACTAGCTATCTCTCACAAGTCAGTACCGATTGGAATGGAAAGATAGGAAAAGGAACATCTGTTCCATGGCCTACTGGTATGGGAGGATCTGGCAATGCTGGTGTTGCAGCAATAGTGAAGAAGGTTCCTGAGTCAATAGGTTATGTTGAATTGGCATACGCCAAGACCAATAAATTGGCATCTGGCATACCAATGACATATGCATATATTCAGAATCACGACAAGACTGCATTTCTTGATGCTACAGTGTCTACCACTGCCGCAGCAGCATCTGGTGTGATATCATCACTACCAACAGCAGACGGAATTTGGAGCAACGTTTCCATAAATGATGCACCAGGACCAAACGCATATCCAATTGCGACATTCACATACTTGTTGGTAAATCCAAACCTTGAGCAACTCAAAGGAATGGATGCACAAAAAGCACATGACTTTGTTCATATGCTGTATTGGTTTGTGACTGACGGACAAAAGTATGCTGAAAAACTCTTGTATGTTCCACTACCTAGTGCAGTACAAGAACTGGACAAAAAGGGCATCTCGGAAATTAAATACAACGGCCAGCAAATATGGTCATATCCGTAA
- the pstS gene encoding phosphate ABC transporter substrate-binding protein PstS, with the protein MLLLIVPAASLNASAQTNSQSYTLTGAGSTFVFPLMDTWRVEYNKIHQNINLNYQSIGSGAGIKLLQQKSVDFAASDAPLSASDAANAPGVLTIPESIGGITIAYNIPGVDKGLKLTGPVIAKIFMGSITSWNDPEIANLNPGVNLPDQKIVVAHRSDGSGTTYAFTDYLSKISPDWKTKVGQGKTVPWPIGTGGSGNAGVATIVKTTQYAVGYIELAYAFQNKMTYAFVQNADGTSFVEPTIDSVSADAAAASGNLPAADGDWSQVSIVNQPGNNSYPISTLTYVMVYKDLSTVNGETQDKANEVINFLNYIIHDGQQYASGLLYVPLPDTIKKIDEDGLAKITFNGGAVPEFGPISIIVLAIAIMSIIAISYRTGLRFSPKF; encoded by the coding sequence ATGCTACTCCTAATAGTGCCAGCTGCATCATTGAATGCAAGTGCACAAACAAACAGCCAATCTTATACGCTCACTGGAGCAGGCTCAACTTTCGTGTTTCCATTGATGGATACATGGAGAGTCGAGTACAATAAGATACATCAGAACATCAACCTCAACTATCAATCAATTGGTAGCGGTGCAGGAATCAAACTTTTGCAACAAAAGAGTGTTGACTTTGCAGCATCCGATGCTCCATTGTCTGCCTCTGATGCAGCAAATGCACCTGGCGTATTGACCATCCCTGAATCAATAGGAGGAATAACTATTGCCTATAATATTCCGGGAGTAGATAAGGGTCTAAAATTGACAGGTCCTGTTATTGCCAAGATCTTTATGGGAAGCATTACGTCATGGAATGATCCTGAGATTGCTAACCTAAATCCTGGTGTAAATCTACCTGATCAAAAGATAGTTGTTGCACACAGATCTGATGGTTCTGGAACTACATACGCTTTCACGGATTACCTATCCAAAATCAGTCCTGACTGGAAAACCAAAGTAGGTCAAGGAAAAACAGTCCCATGGCCTATAGGTACTGGAGGTTCCGGAAATGCTGGTGTTGCCACCATCGTCAAAACAACCCAATATGCTGTAGGATACATAGAACTTGCATATGCATTTCAAAACAAGATGACATATGCCTTTGTTCAAAATGCTGATGGGACTTCCTTTGTAGAACCAACGATAGATTCAGTGTCTGCAGACGCTGCAGCAGCAAGTGGAAACTTGCCAGCAGCAGATGGTGACTGGAGCCAAGTATCTATTGTGAACCAGCCTGGGAACAACTCCTATCCTATATCTACATTGACATATGTTATGGTATACAAAGATCTAAGCACAGTCAATGGAGAGACACAGGACAAAGCCAATGAGGTGATAAATTTCCTCAACTATATCATACACGATGGGCAACAATATGCTTCTGGTTTGCTGTATGTTCCACTCCCTGATACAATCAAAAAGATTGACGAGGATGGACTTGCTAAAATCACATTCAATGGTGGAGCCGTACCGGAATTTGGCCCGATCTCAATTATAGTGCTTGCAATTGCAATCATGTCTATAATTGCAATCTCATACAGAACAGGATTGAGATTTAGTCCAAAATTCTAA